A single window of uncultured Pseudodesulfovibrio sp. DNA harbors:
- a CDS encoding HD domain-containing phosphohydrolase yields the protein MAEHNAQNASEVPKSIGGAGQGVKIGVVLAFVLVISVGILLLANKAVKDKEVGVLENLQKRFEILTHVRGEVVGTFLGNLSHHGDRLIKSDLFRLYAAEIEDFDGDLSALFGTIHSEEDVESEGAVLAEQLPMMENMLREFSTYAGFVNARILSKSGEAYIATDGHLPPMDDLQTASAKAAVSGNSPQYSPLRKTVRGVEMDVYVPIYPPDAVGGTEEGPQEGAVGVLMMTRLVSGKITELLSNSALAAKGQKTRLMQKDGDRYKEATPWSSEGFEEVSTQIDFGPKGNIPFEARMSIGDSEQKVYSLGVRVPGPEWWLIQEIDYDDAVTPIHDFTRTVYIVAGLGILTAFLIAGLAWWILTGVQSQRIAKEFKVLATQIDDQKRFIDSINANIDEFITLKDGVGRYTYVNDAFAAAVGRTRDELIGMDAAAVFGFDTAKRLESIDQIAMRENRKETINEPIFLRSQRHQFQISKSPYCDSSGSCAGLVEVYRDITEFVAAQEQNKRLIKSAMEALGSTIEAADPYLGGHTKLLAGLSVEVAKYMHMSEMDVAEIETAANLSQIGKMFVPNEILTKPGKLTDEEMTIMEEHVEHAYRILKDIDIEEGVLLAIYQMNERLDGSGYPKKIKGDDTIMLARILSVLNVFCAMIRPRSYRGAKEPEQALDILSSESMKFDSSVVQALAEVVKTPIGEKLLAPRD from the coding sequence ATGGCTGAACACAATGCACAAAACGCTTCAGAGGTCCCCAAGTCTATTGGGGGTGCCGGGCAGGGCGTCAAAATCGGCGTTGTCCTGGCTTTTGTTCTGGTCATTTCAGTAGGCATCCTGCTTCTTGCCAACAAGGCGGTCAAAGACAAGGAAGTTGGGGTACTGGAGAACCTGCAAAAACGGTTCGAAATTTTGACCCATGTCAGAGGAGAGGTTGTCGGCACATTTCTTGGCAATTTATCCCACCATGGCGACCGGCTGATCAAATCCGATCTTTTCCGGCTCTATGCCGCTGAGATTGAAGATTTTGACGGGGATCTTTCAGCTCTTTTCGGAACAATTCACTCCGAAGAAGATGTTGAAAGTGAGGGCGCTGTTTTGGCTGAACAGTTGCCCATGATGGAAAATATGCTCAGGGAGTTTTCCACTTATGCCGGATTCGTCAATGCACGTATTTTGAGCAAGAGTGGTGAAGCTTATATCGCCACTGATGGTCATTTACCACCGATGGATGACCTGCAGACTGCATCAGCTAAGGCTGCTGTCTCTGGAAATAGTCCACAATATTCTCCGCTCAGGAAGACGGTCCGGGGTGTGGAAATGGACGTGTACGTTCCAATCTATCCACCGGATGCCGTGGGTGGAACCGAGGAGGGGCCGCAAGAAGGGGCCGTTGGCGTCCTGATGATGACACGGCTTGTTTCTGGCAAGATTACCGAATTGTTGTCGAACTCTGCTTTGGCTGCAAAAGGGCAGAAGACGCGTTTGATGCAAAAAGACGGTGATAGATACAAGGAAGCCACTCCATGGAGTTCCGAAGGATTTGAGGAAGTCTCGACGCAGATCGACTTTGGACCGAAGGGTAATATCCCCTTTGAGGCAAGGATGAGCATTGGAGACAGTGAACAGAAAGTTTATTCACTGGGTGTGCGGGTTCCTGGCCCCGAGTGGTGGCTGATTCAGGAAATCGATTATGATGATGCAGTGACTCCGATTCACGATTTTACACGGACCGTGTACATTGTGGCTGGATTGGGTATTTTAACCGCATTTCTTATTGCTGGTTTGGCCTGGTGGATTTTGACCGGAGTACAAAGCCAACGTATAGCCAAAGAGTTCAAGGTCTTGGCGACACAGATTGATGATCAGAAACGGTTTATCGATTCTATCAATGCCAACATTGACGAGTTTATTACGCTCAAGGATGGGGTGGGGAGGTATACCTATGTTAATGATGCTTTTGCCGCTGCAGTTGGGCGGACACGGGATGAATTAATCGGTATGGATGCCGCTGCTGTCTTTGGTTTCGATACAGCCAAGCGTTTGGAATCCATTGATCAGATCGCCATGCGGGAAAATCGCAAAGAGACAATCAACGAACCGATTTTCTTGCGTTCGCAGCGTCATCAGTTTCAGATATCAAAATCTCCCTATTGTGACAGCAGTGGGTCGTGCGCCGGCTTGGTCGAAGTCTATCGTGACATTACCGAGTTCGTGGCTGCACAAGAGCAGAATAAGCGTCTGATCAAGAGTGCCATGGAAGCGTTGGGAAGCACTATTGAGGCCGCTGATCCGTACCTTGGTGGGCATACCAAACTCCTTGCCGGATTGTCAGTGGAAGTGGCCAAATACATGCATATGTCTGAGATGGATGTTGCCGAGATAGAGACTGCAGCCAATTTGTCGCAGATAGGTAAGATGTTTGTGCCGAATGAAATCCTGACCAAACCAGGAAAACTTACCGACGAAGAAATGACGATCATGGAAGAGCATGTCGAACACGCCTATCGTATTCTTAAGGATATCGACATTGAAGAAGGTGTGCTTTTGGCTATTTATCAGATGAATGAGCGTTTGGATGGTTCTGGTTATCCCAAGAAAATCAAGGGTGACGACACTATTATGCTTGCTCGAATTTTGTCTGTCTTGAATGTGTTCTGCGCAATGATTCGACCGAGGTCTTACCGTGGAGCAAAAGAGCCGGAACAGGCTTTGGACATTCTTTCCAGCGAGTCCATGAAGTTTGATAGCTCTGTGGTTCAGGCTCTTGCCGAGGTTGTTAAGACTCCTATTGGAGAAAAGTTATTAGCACCTAGGGACTAA
- a CDS encoding YgiQ family radical SAM protein — MLEQKKHLDQPPVLPMTRKEMETLGWRELDILLVTGDGYVDHPSFGAALLGRWLVHHGFRTGIVAQPAWDKPDDIMCMGRPRLFAGVTSGSLDSMLAHYTAFRKKRSDDAYTPGGKAGARPNRASMIYTNVVQRAFPGLPVILGGIEPSLRRVSHYDFWSDSVRKSILLDSKATAITYGMAENSIVTLAETIETIVKESGEVNIKALRPQLIGIPGLAVAGSAKDIPDDIPIITLPSHEAILADPQQLIKATELLEQQVHQNKAMVVQETTGRIVMLTPPGPLLDTAGLDELAGLAFSRLPHPSYTQRIPAADMIQTSVTTHRGCSGGCSFCTLALHQGRTIRSRSKKSILNEVKAITEVKGWNGSISDVGGPSANMWGAHCASDQSKCKRPSCMTPNVCKHYRITQKDFVNLLRSVNDVESVKHVRVASGWRIDLALTDMPALATMIREFVGGQAKVAPEHQVDHVLKLMRKPGFDKFEKFLDLFWRESRKAGKQQYVIPYLMSAFPGCTEDDMRALGDWLKSQGWKPEQVQCFIPLPGTAAAAMFHAETDMKGNPIHVAKTDAERLRQHAILMPNTGRPPKGKKHHGKQHRNNSDSFSKRQRNTPKKRK, encoded by the coding sequence ATGCTTGAACAAAAAAAACACCTTGACCAACCCCCTGTACTCCCCATGACCCGCAAGGAAATGGAGACATTGGGCTGGCGTGAACTGGATATACTTCTGGTTACCGGCGACGGTTATGTAGACCATCCTTCCTTTGGCGCGGCTCTTCTTGGCCGATGGCTGGTGCATCATGGATTCCGTACAGGAATCGTTGCCCAACCCGCATGGGACAAACCTGACGACATCATGTGTATGGGACGCCCTCGGCTTTTCGCGGGGGTCACCTCCGGCTCACTGGATTCCATGCTCGCCCACTACACCGCCTTTCGCAAAAAGCGGTCCGATGACGCATATACTCCCGGCGGCAAAGCCGGAGCGCGACCCAACAGAGCCTCCATGATCTATACGAACGTGGTCCAGCGCGCCTTTCCCGGCCTGCCCGTCATCCTTGGTGGCATCGAACCATCACTGCGCCGAGTTTCGCACTATGATTTCTGGTCTGATTCCGTCCGCAAATCTATCCTGTTGGACTCCAAAGCCACAGCTATCACATACGGCATGGCTGAAAATTCCATTGTCACTCTCGCCGAAACCATTGAGACTATCGTTAAGGAATCCGGTGAAGTGAATATCAAAGCACTTCGGCCGCAACTGATAGGTATCCCCGGACTGGCTGTGGCCGGTTCCGCCAAGGATATACCGGATGATATTCCCATCATCACCCTGCCGTCTCATGAGGCAATTCTGGCCGACCCGCAACAACTCATCAAGGCTACAGAACTTTTGGAGCAACAAGTCCATCAGAACAAAGCCATGGTCGTACAGGAAACCACAGGACGGATAGTGATGCTCACGCCGCCCGGCCCGCTGCTCGACACCGCCGGACTGGACGAACTGGCAGGCCTTGCTTTTTCCCGTCTGCCGCACCCTTCGTACACGCAACGAATTCCTGCCGCGGACATGATTCAGACGAGTGTCACCACGCATCGAGGCTGCTCCGGCGGCTGTTCATTCTGTACCTTGGCCCTGCATCAAGGCAGGACCATCCGTTCACGGAGCAAAAAGTCCATCCTCAACGAGGTCAAAGCCATCACCGAAGTGAAGGGTTGGAACGGGTCCATTTCCGACGTTGGTGGCCCCAGCGCCAACATGTGGGGAGCGCATTGCGCCTCGGATCAATCCAAATGCAAACGTCCCAGTTGCATGACACCGAATGTATGCAAACATTATCGAATAACACAAAAAGATTTCGTTAACCTGCTCAGGTCTGTGAATGATGTCGAATCGGTCAAACACGTCCGAGTAGCCTCGGGCTGGCGCATAGACCTCGCCCTGACCGACATGCCCGCACTGGCGACCATGATTCGTGAATTTGTGGGTGGGCAGGCCAAGGTCGCGCCGGAGCATCAGGTGGACCACGTCCTCAAGCTCATGCGTAAGCCCGGCTTTGATAAATTTGAAAAATTCCTGGATCTTTTCTGGCGCGAATCCCGCAAGGCAGGAAAACAGCAATATGTCATTCCCTACCTCATGTCCGCTTTTCCCGGTTGCACCGAGGATGACATGCGTGCTTTGGGCGATTGGCTCAAATCACAAGGCTGGAAGCCTGAACAGGTGCAGTGCTTTATTCCACTGCCCGGTACGGCTGCGGCCGCCATGTTCCATGCTGAAACCGACATGAAGGGTAACCCAATCCATGTCGCCAAAACCGATGCTGAACGGTTACGCCAGCATGCCATCCTCATGCCCAACACGGGCAGGCCCCCCAAGGGCAAAAAGCATCATGGCAAACAGCACCGAAACAACAGCGATTCCTTTTCCAAAAGACAACGAAATACGCCGAAAAAACGTAAGTAA
- a CDS encoding TolC family outer membrane protein has product MKKLVLATLLFSLFLSVPAFAQADGTMTLKDSVVAAVKQHPKIKAMLHNRDAVSKAQLSALGRFFPSLDLQAEAGWQEYSSAVTRATNVDRHTRTPTDVTATVTQPIFDGFDRWSDYKREGARMTSAEGRLVDNVETVALDAIRAHVDVVRIRKLVALAGENITAHQQLLDSITERVEGGAGNKADEMQAKGRVARAETTLVTYIGDLRSSEAEYARTVGVTPKELGDPEYNPEYIPGTAEQILDVTLDNNPKIAVYKAEIEVAERTVGVLESTMYPEIDVYYAHRNTDDLDGSDSWVQDDKAMLRANWNLFNGLSDYNDVRTATARVREAQSNLQDTTDDLIRQVASAWAEYESSIGQIEKYQEALQYSLESLDMYLMQFNVGQRSLLDVLDATNEVFSNKVQLETATSNRNFTLYKFLALEGQLMKTLEVASNTYEELPATEQ; this is encoded by the coding sequence ATGAAAAAACTTGTTCTCGCGACTCTTCTTTTTTCCCTGTTTCTTTCCGTGCCGGCGTTCGCCCAAGCGGATGGAACAATGACACTGAAAGACAGTGTCGTTGCGGCTGTTAAACAACATCCGAAAATCAAGGCCATGCTGCATAACAGAGACGCCGTATCCAAGGCGCAACTGTCTGCACTGGGCCGTTTCTTCCCGTCTCTGGACTTACAAGCTGAAGCTGGTTGGCAGGAATACAGCAGTGCTGTTACCCGTGCCACCAATGTGGACAGACATACCCGCACTCCCACTGATGTGACCGCCACCGTCACACAGCCGATCTTCGACGGTTTTGATCGTTGGAGCGACTACAAGCGTGAAGGCGCTCGTATGACTTCGGCTGAAGGCCGTTTGGTTGACAATGTGGAAACCGTTGCTCTGGACGCTATCCGCGCCCATGTTGATGTGGTCCGCATCCGCAAGCTTGTTGCTCTGGCCGGTGAAAATATCACCGCTCACCAACAGTTGCTTGATTCCATCACCGAACGTGTTGAAGGTGGAGCCGGAAACAAGGCCGATGAAATGCAGGCTAAGGGCCGTGTTGCCCGCGCCGAGACCACTCTCGTCACCTACATCGGCGATCTTCGTTCTTCCGAAGCAGAATACGCCCGTACAGTTGGCGTCACTCCCAAGGAACTCGGCGATCCCGAATACAACCCCGAATATATCCCCGGCACAGCTGAACAGATTCTCGACGTTACGCTGGATAACAACCCCAAGATCGCAGTCTACAAAGCTGAGATCGAAGTGGCTGAACGTACCGTAGGCGTCCTCGAATCCACCATGTACCCGGAAATTGATGTTTACTACGCACATCGCAACACTGACGACCTTGACGGTTCGGACTCTTGGGTTCAGGACGACAAGGCAATGCTTCGTGCGAACTGGAATCTCTTCAACGGCCTCAGCGACTACAACGATGTTCGTACCGCTACTGCCCGTGTTCGTGAAGCACAGTCCAATTTGCAGGACACCACCGATGACCTGATCCGTCAGGTTGCCTCTGCTTGGGCCGAATACGAATCCAGCATAGGCCAGATCGAAAAATACCAGGAAGCTCTTCAGTACAGCTTGGAGTCCCTGGACATGTACCTCATGCAGTTCAATGTCGGTCAGCGCTCCCTTCTGGATGTGCTCGATGCGACCAACGAGGTCTTCAGCAACAAAGTGCAGCTTGAAACTGCTACCAGCAACCGTAACTTCACCCTGTACAAATTCCTGGCTCTCGAAGGCCAGCTCATGAAGACCCTGGAAGTCGCTTCCAACACCTACGAAGAACTTCCTGCTACCGAACAGTAA
- a CDS encoding dual specificity protein phosphatase family protein, whose protein sequence is MAKVCKSAYQVTWVTDQLGVGHAPMSHPQLDAIHAQGVDAILNLCGEFCDLHDIEKDAGFEVHYLPLDDEEAPSLIELEKTLEWLDEAIYIGKKVLIHCRHGIGRTGTVLNAYLLRRGLGHKLAGKALKRLKSKPANFVQWRTVRKYGKQSGQLNVREPSLGFKRLVDLSPFFNDYEELVQRLEESGKATKGLACGLDHDQCCTTPVSLTLAEAVHISHRINLELTGEERLAVIERAVKTAQAERSAAQDLDDDEGGDYCLSEVGAVCPLLEDGKCMLFEHRPLQCRAFGLDQSEHGELWANLLTPALDKISSEIWFAYTSSMVHKEMPHFALPDVVSGKFVETVFKYMMEQGVE, encoded by the coding sequence ATGGCTAAGGTGTGTAAATCCGCCTATCAAGTCACGTGGGTGACTGATCAACTTGGTGTAGGGCATGCACCTATGAGTCATCCTCAACTTGACGCTATCCATGCGCAAGGAGTTGATGCCATTCTCAACCTTTGTGGTGAATTTTGTGATTTGCATGACATTGAGAAAGATGCCGGATTTGAAGTGCATTATTTGCCGTTGGATGACGAGGAAGCTCCGAGTCTCATAGAGTTGGAAAAAACTTTGGAATGGCTGGACGAAGCCATTTATATTGGCAAGAAAGTTCTTATTCATTGTCGTCATGGGATTGGACGTACCGGGACTGTCCTCAATGCTTATTTATTGAGGCGCGGACTCGGTCACAAACTGGCCGGGAAGGCCCTCAAACGGCTCAAGAGTAAGCCTGCCAACTTTGTTCAATGGCGTACCGTTCGCAAGTATGGCAAACAGTCTGGACAACTGAATGTTCGTGAACCGTCTCTCGGGTTCAAGCGGTTGGTGGATTTGTCTCCTTTTTTTAATGACTACGAAGAACTGGTTCAGCGTTTGGAAGAGAGTGGCAAGGCGACGAAAGGACTGGCTTGCGGGTTGGATCACGATCAATGTTGTACGACGCCAGTCAGTTTGACGCTTGCAGAAGCGGTGCACATCAGCCATCGGATTAATTTGGAGTTGACTGGCGAAGAGCGTCTTGCCGTGATCGAGCGGGCCGTGAAAACCGCGCAGGCCGAACGGAGTGCGGCGCAGGATCTGGATGATGACGAGGGCGGGGATTACTGCTTGTCAGAAGTTGGTGCAGTCTGTCCGTTGCTTGAAGACGGAAAGTGTATGCTTTTTGAACATCGTCCGTTGCAGTGCCGTGCATTCGGTCTTGATCAGAGTGAACATGGGGAATTGTGGGCGAATTTGCTTACACCGGCACTCGACAAGATATCCTCCGAAATTTGGTTCGCGTATACCAGTTCCATGGTTCATAAGGAAATGCCGCATTTTGCTTTGCCGGATGTAGTGTCGGGTAAGTTTGTGGAAACTGTTTTTAAGTATATGATGGAGCAGGGGGTGGAATAG
- a CDS encoding type I secretion system permease/ATPase encodes MSATSSKSGVSPSAGKPKGKTTTKPSKLDTKPVGAASKNGKKTVGAKGGAGAQAAGGQPQQPQQPSQPGAGQPMPGQPGQPMPGQPGQPMPGGMPMPGQPAPIKVETDERLSPKDIDFQPPLVICLSIISRLLGKPVSSATLKAGIPQQEGVITAASIVRSADRIGIRAKTVYREKLRSITRLILPCILLLRGGNACVLVETTDKVARVVIPGHGMAETEMPLEKLEEEYTGYAIFCHRNSKLDKRVSGLKLLKTKRWFWGVIGRFWPIYKHVVGASIMTNIIIVASPLFVMNVYDRVIPNNAMETLWALAIGIAIAYIFDFLLKNLRSYFVDVAGRNADVIIGSRIMNHLMSARLDHMPESAGAVANNIREFESLREFFGSSSLVALIDLPFLFLFIFVIHFIGGPIAYPIFIAVPIVILVGLFLQIPFQRIIESHYKESTQKHALLFEIVQGLETIKTSMAEGRMQARWESVVGMSAMSNSRAKIMANISISFSVFITQMVSVAVVIIGVFLISKGELTVGGLIACNILSGRAMAPLSAVAGLLSRFQQSRMALNALDMLMEMPSERPDEKETFHYGSVEPSITMTGVSFSYPGTDKAVLHDVNIKLSPGEKVGIVGRTGAGKTTLGKLCVGLYQPVEGSVQVGDIDLRQMDVADLRRKVGYISQDSLLFYGTLKDNIAFGLPEADDQSINYAADVSGVNDFVRDHPAGFGMMVGERGTSLSGGQRQAVTIARAILPDPEILIMDEPSSNMDNQSEFRLKERLRSFVEDKTLIVITHRHSMLDLVDRLVIMDRGKIVVDGPKQAVLDGLKSGKIKVSL; translated from the coding sequence GTGTCTGCGACTTCCTCCAAGTCGGGAGTGTCTCCTTCTGCAGGGAAGCCCAAAGGCAAAACGACGACAAAACCCTCCAAACTGGACACTAAGCCTGTAGGGGCAGCTTCTAAAAACGGGAAGAAGACCGTTGGGGCTAAAGGGGGCGCAGGTGCTCAGGCAGCTGGAGGACAACCACAGCAACCGCAGCAACCAAGCCAACCTGGGGCCGGTCAGCCCATGCCCGGTCAACCAGGACAACCCATGCCCGGTCAACCCGGTCAGCCTATGCCCGGTGGCATGCCCATGCCCGGTCAACCTGCACCGATTAAAGTTGAGACTGACGAAAGGTTATCGCCCAAGGACATCGACTTTCAGCCGCCACTCGTCATTTGTCTTTCCATTATAAGTAGACTGCTCGGCAAGCCTGTTTCTTCGGCCACTCTCAAAGCCGGTATTCCGCAACAGGAAGGTGTCATTACCGCCGCCTCCATTGTTCGTTCCGCAGATCGTATAGGAATCCGGGCCAAAACTGTGTACCGTGAGAAATTACGCAGTATTACTCGACTGATTCTCCCGTGTATCCTGTTGCTTCGGGGTGGCAACGCCTGTGTGCTCGTGGAAACGACTGATAAGGTGGCTCGAGTTGTGATTCCCGGTCACGGCATGGCTGAAACCGAAATGCCGCTTGAGAAGTTGGAAGAGGAATACACCGGTTACGCCATATTCTGTCACCGTAATTCCAAATTGGATAAGCGAGTATCTGGGTTGAAGCTTCTCAAAACCAAACGATGGTTTTGGGGCGTTATTGGACGGTTTTGGCCAATATATAAACATGTTGTCGGCGCGTCCATCATGACGAACATCATTATCGTGGCCTCGCCGCTTTTTGTGATGAATGTGTATGACCGTGTCATTCCGAACAATGCCATGGAAACGTTGTGGGCCTTGGCTATCGGTATTGCTATTGCGTATATATTTGATTTTCTGCTGAAGAATCTGCGCAGTTACTTTGTCGATGTAGCTGGACGTAATGCGGATGTTATTATCGGTAGTCGGATTATGAATCATCTCATGTCCGCCCGTCTTGATCATATGCCGGAATCCGCAGGAGCCGTAGCCAACAATATTCGTGAGTTTGAGTCTTTGCGCGAATTTTTCGGATCGTCATCGCTGGTTGCACTTATTGACCTGCCATTCTTGTTTCTGTTTATTTTTGTTATTCATTTTATTGGTGGTCCTATCGCGTATCCCATCTTCATAGCGGTGCCGATAGTTATTTTGGTTGGACTATTTCTTCAGATTCCTTTCCAGCGTATTATCGAGAGTCATTATAAGGAATCAACTCAGAAACACGCGCTTTTGTTTGAAATTGTGCAGGGGCTTGAAACCATCAAGACAAGCATGGCTGAAGGCCGTATGCAGGCTCGGTGGGAGAGCGTGGTGGGTATGTCCGCCATGTCCAACAGTCGTGCCAAGATCATGGCTAATATATCCATTTCTTTCTCGGTTTTTATAACCCAGATGGTTTCGGTGGCCGTCGTCATTATTGGTGTGTTTTTGATTTCGAAAGGAGAGTTGACTGTGGGCGGATTGATTGCCTGCAATATCCTGTCTGGTCGGGCCATGGCACCGTTGAGCGCTGTTGCAGGTCTCCTATCCCGTTTTCAGCAATCCAGAATGGCGTTGAACGCTTTGGACATGCTTATGGAAATGCCCAGTGAACGTCCTGATGAAAAGGAAACGTTTCATTACGGATCCGTTGAGCCGTCCATAACCATGACCGGCGTTTCATTCAGCTATCCGGGGACGGACAAGGCTGTTTTGCATGACGTCAATATTAAGCTCTCTCCGGGCGAAAAGGTCGGTATTGTCGGTCGAACAGGAGCCGGAAAAACTACTCTCGGTAAATTGTGTGTAGGTTTGTATCAACCCGTTGAAGGATCGGTACAGGTTGGTGATATTGATCTGCGTCAGATGGACGTAGCCGACCTTCGCAGGAAGGTTGGGTATATCTCTCAGGATAGTCTGCTTTTCTATGGGACATTGAAAGATAACATTGCTTTTGGTTTGCCTGAGGCTGATGATCAATCCATTAATTATGCGGCGGATGTTTCCGGCGTGAATGATTTCGTTCGGGATCATCCTGCGGGGTTTGGTATGATGGTTGGCGAGCGGGGAACATCCCTGTCCGGCGGTCAACGACAGGCCGTAACCATCGCCCGTGCTATTTTGCCTGACCCGGAAATTCTGATTATGGATGAACCGTCGAGTAATATGGATAATCAATCGGAGTTTAGGCTCAAGGAACGACTCCGGTCGTTTGTCGAAGACAAGACGCTTATAGTGATCACCCATCGTCACTCCATGCTCGATCTCGTTGATCGGTTGGTTATTATGGACCGGGGAAAAATCGTTGTGGACGGGCCGAAACAGGCCGTATTAGATGGATTGAAGTCCGGCAAAATCAAGGTTTCCCTCTGA
- a CDS encoding transglutaminase-like cysteine peptidase, whose product MMIMTALCAVFIVVVLGMGSMASAATPKPKKPKLLGTMEFKGKIQKLPKWSRVVTKMQAWKGYFQDSKTANHPSKSGWYALKSQIKGKPNKEKLKAVTKFFNKWPYRLDKANWGVSEYWATPWEFLRKSGDCEDYSIAKFYALQEVGFSQDQMRIVAVKDAIRGIGHAVLAVYTDNDIFILDNQTVMVLSHTKYKHYIPQYSVNEKFRWMHVAPKKKSTYTKTKK is encoded by the coding sequence ATGATGATAATGACCGCACTGTGTGCGGTCTTCATCGTTGTGGTCCTCGGAATGGGTTCCATGGCTTCGGCTGCGACACCTAAACCCAAGAAGCCTAAATTGCTAGGGACGATGGAATTCAAGGGTAAAATTCAAAAATTGCCCAAGTGGTCTCGTGTGGTCACTAAAATGCAGGCTTGGAAAGGGTACTTTCAAGATTCAAAGACCGCCAACCATCCGTCAAAGTCAGGATGGTACGCACTTAAGTCTCAGATTAAGGGCAAACCCAACAAGGAAAAGCTTAAGGCTGTGACCAAGTTTTTTAATAAATGGCCGTATCGTTTGGACAAGGCCAACTGGGGCGTTAGCGAATACTGGGCAACTCCGTGGGAATTTTTAAGAAAATCAGGTGATTGTGAAGACTATTCAATTGCCAAGTTTTATGCCCTTCAAGAAGTCGGATTTTCGCAGGATCAAATGCGCATCGTGGCGGTTAAGGATGCGATTCGTGGCATAGGGCATGCGGTCTTGGCGGTATACACCGATAACGATATTTTTATTCTCGACAATCAGACCGTTATGGTTTTGTCGCATACGAAATATAAGCATTATATTCCGCAATACTCCGTGAACGAGAAGTTCAGGTGGATGCACGTGGCTCCCAAGAAGAAGTCCACGTATACGAAGACGAAAAAGTAA
- a CDS encoding HlyD family type I secretion periplasmic adaptor subunit encodes MSKHKDEREVLLFMSEVDQAMYGKGRRFAYIMSTSILLLIIIFVIWAKLAVLDEVTRGFGRVIPSQRIQEIQNLEGGILSELYVHEGQTVDKGDILCRLHNEQAASYYRDAFGKAMEHRAAIARLVAEVEDRDPVFDDELKKEAPQLVNDQLRISRAQQQQLKIELSLLQDQYEQKQQEVSEMAGRKRQLQRSLEVALKQRNIAKPLVEKQIHSELDYLALEQRVVELRGDVEALALGIPRVKRAAKEALGRIEQRKAEFRSQALEEINERRLELNSITENLSSGGDRVTRTDVRSPVKGIVKHIMSNTLGGVIRPGESIMEVVPLDDTLLVEAEIKPSDIAFLHPGQKAQVKITAYDFSIYGGLEGTVENISADTIEDEKGENHYLVKVRTKQNAIVYRGQRLPIIPGMTAGVDVLTGKKSVLDYLLKPILKAKQNALRER; translated from the coding sequence ATGAGCAAGCATAAAGATGAAAGAGAAGTACTCCTGTTCATGAGCGAAGTGGACCAGGCCATGTATGGTAAAGGACGTCGGTTCGCCTACATCATGTCTACGTCCATATTGTTGTTGATCATTATATTTGTCATCTGGGCCAAATTGGCTGTTCTCGATGAAGTTACTCGCGGTTTTGGTCGGGTTATTCCTTCCCAGCGCATTCAGGAAATTCAGAATCTGGAAGGTGGTATTCTGAGTGAGTTGTATGTGCATGAAGGACAGACCGTAGATAAGGGGGACATACTTTGTCGCCTGCATAATGAGCAGGCCGCCAGCTATTATCGCGATGCATTTGGCAAGGCAATGGAGCATCGGGCGGCTATCGCCCGATTGGTTGCCGAGGTCGAAGACAGGGATCCTGTTTTTGATGATGAACTGAAAAAAGAAGCTCCGCAGTTGGTGAATGATCAACTCAGAATTTCCAGGGCACAGCAACAACAGTTGAAGATTGAATTGAGCCTCCTGCAAGACCAGTACGAACAGAAACAGCAGGAAGTAAGTGAAATGGCTGGCCGTAAACGGCAGCTTCAGCGTAGCCTGGAAGTCGCTCTCAAGCAGCGTAATATTGCCAAGCCTCTTGTGGAAAAACAGATTCATTCCGAGTTGGATTATCTGGCATTGGAACAGCGAGTTGTCGAACTTCGGGGTGATGTTGAGGCATTGGCCTTGGGTATTCCTCGCGTTAAGCGTGCTGCCAAGGAAGCACTTGGCAGGATCGAGCAACGCAAGGCGGAATTTCGGAGTCAGGCATTGGAAGAAATCAATGAACGGCGGCTTGAATTGAATTCCATTACAGAGAATCTGAGTTCCGGTGGTGATCGTGTGACACGGACGGATGTTCGTTCTCCAGTTAAAGGTATTGTCAAACATATTATGTCCAATACGCTTGGTGGCGTTATCCGTCCGGGTGAATCCATCATGGAAGTTGTGCCGTTGGACGATACCTTGCTTGTTGAGGCCGAAATCAAGCCTTCGGACATCGCCTTTTTGCATCCAGGGCAGAAGGCACAGGTCAAGATTACCGCCTATGATTTCTCGATTTATGGAGGACTCGAAGGAACTGTCGAGAATATCAGTGCGGATACCATTGAAGATGAGAAAGGTGAAAATCATTATCTTGTGAAAGTGCGTACCAAGCAGAACGCCATTGTCTATCGGGGTCAACGGTTGCCTATTATCCCGGGCATGACCGCTGGAGTTGATGTCCTGACCGGTAAAAAATCGGTGCTGGATTACCTTTTGAAACCGATTCTCAAAGCAAAGCAGAACGCACTTAGGGAGCGTTGA